DNA from Nitrospina gracilis Nb-211:
TGATCACCACGGTGTTTCTCGCGGGATCGGTCCTGCGGGTGCTGGCGGTGTACCAGTTGGGGGCGACGGCGTTCAAGTTCGACATTGTGTTCCGCGACGACCAGCAGTTGAAGACCACTCACCTGTACCGGTTCATACGCCACCCGTCCTACACGGCGATGATGGTCGTCATCCTCGCCTACGCGCTGAACACTCACCACCTGCTGGCGGGGATTCTGGGGATGCTGTCGGCGGCCTTCGGCTTCCAGTACCGTATCCATTATGAAGAAGAAGGCCTCAAGGAGCGGTTCGGTGAGGATTATCTGCGCTACCGCAGTCGCACCGGCATGTGGTTGCCCAGGCCGGGCAGGGTGAGGGATAGCAGTTAATGCGATGCAGTCATTCCTGCGGGAACCAGGTTTTCCAGTAGGGTTGCGTCGCTTCGCCTGTCTCCACGGGATTCTGAAACCACAGGGCGAGGCCGAACACGGCGCAGATGTACAGGTAGCTTGCGGTGTAGAACAGGGGTTTGCTGGCGTTTTTGCCTTTGAAGCGGGTGACGTCCGACCTGGCGGCGTTTTTTACGCGGTAAAAATTGGAGATGGCCATCAGCACGAACAACACCGTCGGGTTGTAATCGAACATGGCCATGAGGAACGCCGAGAGGGGCGCGATGCCCGCCATGGCCAGCAGTTTCACCGGGTGGTTGCCGGTGAGGTCGTCGAACGTGTTGAGCGCCGCCATGTAGCACACCAGGTAAAACAGGCCGGTGAGCCCGAGCCAGATGAAAAAGGCCAGGATGGTGGTGCCGCCGGTGATGTCTTCAATTCCCAGAACCATGGCGGAAGCATAGCAGGAGTCTTGGAAACGGGCAATCGGGAGCGAGGCGGATGACGGAGAAAAGACTCGAGTTCGGCCGGGAAGGGGAGGCGGCGGCGGTGCGTCACCTCAAAAAGCAGGGCTATCGCATCCTTGAAACGAACTACCGTTCCAGCGCCGGGGAGATCGATATCATCGGCGAACACAACCGGTCGCTGGTATTCATCGAGGTCAAAACCCGCGCCGGTTTGGAAAAGGGGCATCCCGCCGAGGCGCTGACCGCACACAAGCAGAGGAAGATCGGGCAGGTGGCAAAACAGTTTCTGACGCAGTACAGGGTGGCGGACCGCCCGTGCCGGTTTGATGTGGTTGCCATCACCGGAGACCCGGAAAATCCAAAAGGCTGGAAAATTGAGGTGATTCAGGACGCCTTTCGATTGTAGAATTGGGAGTAAAGATGAGACTCGTTTGTCTTTAATCGAACCGACAGCAAGGAGTATTTTGCGTGAATTCCATATTGAAGAAATTATCGAACCTGTTCGGGCCCGGCTCACGTGACAAAGAAGAAGCAAGCACCCCGGCGGCCACCGCTCCGCCCGCGCCCGGCACTCCGGCATCCAGCGAGCCGCCTCTCCGGCGGCGGGTCATTCAGGCTCCGGTTATCATGGAGCAGGATGAGGCCATCCGCAAATCCGACAAGGTGCTGATCAAGGCGGAACTTTCCGGTATGCGCGATGCGTTGAAGCTGATGGTCAATCGCCCGTTGTTCGACGGGTACTCGTGGTACTTTTCGTCGTTTGAAAGCGCCGCCGGTTCGCGTCTCGCGGAAGCGGTGTTCAGCGTGGACAAGGTGGAGACCCTGCTGGTGCAGGGATCGACCGCCACCGTCACCCGCACGGAAGCGGCGCACGTCGAGCAGTGGAAGGAGTTCGCCGAACAACTGGGGGCCGCCATGCGCGAGGCCATCCAATCCGGCGATCCGCTCATCTCCGACGAAATAAAAAAATCGATTCCGCCGGAAGACACCGTGCGCAGGAATATTGAGAAGGTCATCGACGGCGAGGTCAACCCGGGCGTGGCGGCGCACGGGGGCCTGATCGTGCTCAAAAAAGTCGAGGGCAACACCGTGCACATCGTCATGGGCGGCGGTTGCCAGGGATGCAGTGCGGCGGACCTGACCCTCAAGCAGGGCATTCACAACGCCTTCCGCAACGCGGTGCCTTATGTCGGCGCCATCCTGGACGAAACCGATCACGCCGCCGGCGCCAATCCCTATTTCTCCTGAGGTGACGTATGCCGAAACTGAATCGATTCCATATCAAGATCGAAACGGGGGAAGTAGGGACGCAACAGCCCGTCTATTTCACCATCAACAACCACAAGGTGCCCTTCGAGGAAACCAAGGGCGACGTGGGTCCGGGTCAGACGTTTGAAAGCGGGTTCGAGGTGTCGAGCTTCGCGCACTCCATGACCCTGGTCGGCCCGGAGCAGGGCAAGTGGGATATTCGGAAGATCAGGGTGGATTTCGATTGCGAAGGCACCCAGCCGTATTCCGTCACCTTCGGCCAGGTGGAGTTGGACGAAGCCACCGAGGTGAACATCTGGCACGACCCGCCACTTCCCACCTGGGACGTGTGAGGGGTTGGAGAAGACGTCACTGGGTTTTGGACTGGTCGCTTGTGACTTCCGCTACGTCGTTGGACCCCGGGAATACGCCACCCTGGAACTTACCGTGAAGGTCTCCCAGTAAAATATAGTTTTTGACTGTGGTCTCGAGGGGAATGAGGTGCTTCGAGGTCCAGAAGATCAACTCGCCGTCCTTGGTTTTGAAGACGTCCTTGGGGATCTTGATTTTGATGAGGTATTCGTTCTGCGGCAGGGAGGCGGCGCTGTTGCCCACCTGGTGTTTTTCTTTCTCGGTGTAGATGTATACCTGTATGGCCTTCATGCTTTTTTCGGGGATGGTGTTGATGAGGTACCCCTTTCCCTTTTCGACCTTTCCGTACACCTCGTTGCGGAAATTGTAGAACGCGGCCAGAATGTCGTCGAAATAAATGCCTTCGGGGATGTCCTCGCGGCCCTGGTCTTCCTGCTTCCTGTTCACATACTCCATCCAGAAGTGATTGCGGTTGTCGTAGTCGAGGATGTGGTTGGTCTCCTCCACCCGGTCGCCGACGATGACCTGACGGATGAAACGGCAGGTTCTGACCCGGTTGCCGTCATCGATGAGATCGAACTTGGAATGGTAGAAGTGTTTGCGGTAGGCGGTGAAAAAACCGACAAAGCCCTTGGTCTCCGCCAGCAGGGTGGCATGGTAGGCGTTGCCTTCTTTGTAGAATTTGACCTCCACCGAGGCGGCATTGGCGAAAAAGAGGAAGTCCACTTCCCATTTCAGCACCTCGCCGTTGAAGCGGCGGATGTCGCCCTGCGGGCTGTACCGGCTGTACTCGCCCTGGGTGTTGATGATATGCCGGATATCCCCGGAGGGTGCGGCGAAAAGCGGCAGGTTGGCGCCGAACCATTCCACGGCCACCAGAAAGCCCGTGCAGGCTAAAAACAGGAACCCGTTCAGAAACAATATTTTTAAATGAGGACAGCGATGAAGGAATCTCATGGGCAAGGACTTGAAATCAGCGTACAGTTGAATACAATATAGTTGAAATTCGCGGATCGAAATATCTTAAACCATAATGCCCCATGGCATATAACTGTTTTTTTATAGATTTGTCACCATGAGCACGGAAACCTTACCAGAAACCATACCCGAAACCCTTCCGGAATCGCCCGGTACCGTTGTTACGCCGGAAATGCGAAGCCGCACCGGCTACATGCCGTTGTATCGGGTGATCATGTGGGATGACGACGTCACCACCATGGAATTTGTCATTCGCATGTTGTTTAAGGTGTTTGGCAAGGATTATAAAACGGCGGAACGGTTGATGCTGGAAGTGCATTACACCGGAAGTGCGCATGTGGACACCCTGCCTCTGGAACGGGCGGAGTTCAAGGTCGACCAGGTCCACAAGGCCGCGGCGCTTGAAAATTATCCTTTCCGCTGTTCCATCGAGCCGCTTTAACGGCTCGATTCCAGGCAGCCGTCTGTTTCTTCCCCTCAGCCCCGTTTGTCCAGCGGCACATAATCGTGGCTGGTTTTGCCCTGGTAGATCTGGCGGGGCCGCCCGATGCGGAAATCCTTGTCCCCCTGCAATTCCACCCAGTGGGCGATCCAGCCGGGAAGCCGCCCGATGGCGAACATCACCGGAAACATGTTGACCGGGATGCGGAGCGCCTTGTAAATGATGCCTGAATAAAAGTCCACGTTCGGGTACAGTTTCTTCGAGATGAAGTAATCGTCCTTAAGCGCGATCTCCTCCAGTTGCAGGGCGATGTCCAGCAGAGGCTCCTGGACCTTCAGTTTCGCCAGCACCTCGTGCGCCATCTGCTTGATGATCTTGGAACGCGGGTCGAAATTCTTGTACACCCGGTGGCCGAAACCGAACAGGCGCGAGGCTCCTTCCTGGTTGGGTTTTTTCGCCTGCTCCACATACTTTTTGACATCTCCGCCCTCGTCCTGGATTTTCTGAAGCATCTCCACCACGGCCTGGTTGGCGCCGCCGTGCAGGGGGCCCCACAGCGCGTAGATGCCCGCCGACACCGACGAGTACAGGTTGCACCGCGAACTGCCGACGAGGCGCACCGTGCTGGTCGAGCAGTTCTGTTCGTGATCGGCGTGGAGCATGAGAAGCACGTCCAGCGCCTTGGCCGCAAC
Protein-coding regions in this window:
- a CDS encoding DUF3108 domain-containing protein → MRFLHRCPHLKILFLNGFLFLACTGFLVAVEWFGANLPLFAAPSGDIRHIINTQGEYSRYSPQGDIRRFNGEVLKWEVDFLFFANAASVEVKFYKEGNAYHATLLAETKGFVGFFTAYRKHFYHSKFDLIDDGNRVRTCRFIRQVIVGDRVEETNHILDYDNRNHFWMEYVNRKQEDQGREDIPEGIYFDDILAAFYNFRNEVYGKVEKGKGYLINTIPEKSMKAIQVYIYTEKEKHQVGNSAASLPQNEYLIKIKIPKDVFKTKDGELIFWTSKHLIPLETTVKNYILLGDLHGKFQGGVFPGSNDVAEVTSDQSKTQ
- a CDS encoding NifU family protein, translating into MNSILKKLSNLFGPGSRDKEEASTPAATAPPAPGTPASSEPPLRRRVIQAPVIMEQDEAIRKSDKVLIKAELSGMRDALKLMVNRPLFDGYSWYFSSFESAAGSRLAEAVFSVDKVETLLVQGSTATVTRTEAAHVEQWKEFAEQLGAAMREAIQSGDPLISDEIKKSIPPEDTVRRNIEKVIDGEVNPGVAAHGGLIVLKKVEGNTVHIVMGGGCQGCSAADLTLKQGIHNAFRNAVPYVGAILDETDHAAGANPYFS
- a CDS encoding citrate synthase, which encodes MTETAQLVLNGTTYELPIIEGTCGEKAIDISTLRPTTGYITFDPGYVSTGSCQSDITFLDGEKGILLYRGIPIEQLAEKSNFIETAFLLIYGHLPNRSELDYFQYHVTHHSMVHESIKKLYDGFPNNPHPMAVCSAVVGALATFYQDQFNNQTAREIEITIHRLLAKFPTIAAYSYKKSMGQPFMYPQNHLNYPENFLNMMFATPCEPYEVNPVAAKALDVLLMLHADHEQNCSTSTVRLVGSSRCNLYSSVSAGIYALWGPLHGGANQAVVEMLQKIQDEGGDVKKYVEQAKKPNQEGASRLFGFGHRVYKNFDPRSKIIKQMAHEVLAKLKVQEPLLDIALQLEEIALKDDYFISKKLYPNVDFYSGIIYKALRIPVNMFPVMFAIGRLPGWIAHWVELQGDKDFRIGRPRQIYQGKTSHDYVPLDKRG
- a CDS encoding helicase, with translation MPKLNRFHIKIETGEVGTQQPVYFTINNHKVPFEETKGDVGPGQTFESGFEVSSFAHSMTLVGPEQGKWDIRKIRVDFDCEGTQPYSVTFGQVELDEATEVNIWHDPPLPTWDV
- a CDS encoding YraN family protein, with the protein product MTEKRLEFGREGEAAAVRHLKKQGYRILETNYRSSAGEIDIIGEHNRSLVFIEVKTRAGLEKGHPAEALTAHKQRKIGQVAKQFLTQYRVADRPCRFDVVAITGDPENPKGWKIEVIQDAFRL
- a CDS encoding ATP-dependent Clp protease adaptor ClpS, yielding MSTETLPETIPETLPESPGTVVTPEMRSRTGYMPLYRVIMWDDDVTTMEFVIRMLFKVFGKDYKTAERLMLEVHYTGSAHVDTLPLERAEFKVDQVHKAAALENYPFRCSIEPL